Proteins from a genomic interval of Yarrowia lipolytica chromosome 1E, complete sequence:
- a CDS encoding uncharacterized protein (Compare to YALI0E16038g, similar to Saccharomyces cerevisiae CDC14 (YFR028C); ancestral locus Anc_1.349, similar to uniprot|Q00684 Saccharomyces cerevisiae YFR028c CDC14 dual specificity phosphatase) has translation MKKVEPIEFLKDRVYLGAYAHTPKDTETTVYFTVDDALPYNPFHLDFGPLNAGHLYRFAVALHEILAENEDKAVMFYSYPDPRYRANAACLLCCYMVLIQSWPPHLALAPIAQAEPPFMPFRDAGYSTADFILTIQDVVYGCWRAKEKGFLDLRHFNLDEYEQYEKVDQGDFNELPPHYIAFASPQQEDFLTPLDHAFNNVLDYFETHNVQLVVRLNSILYDARQFEQRGIKHVDMIFDDGTVPTMDMVKKFVGAAECIIEQGGKIAVHCKAGLGRTGCLIGAHLIYSYGFTAAECIAYMRFLRPGMVVGPQQHWLYLHQNEFRDWKRTMVVSDTPSYKLANLRPLVPIADQQCKLRQQLSALQDQIRRKEEQLGSLGASAVTHDSILPSTPPPKTPERSILGDMDHCNSILPAPTPGQPRKNSPSPAHRSGSVGISAIRPKRYISTSHDTVYNSDEEREGSIASARRVVSSRQMPSRQPSRSVSVSVCEDVEGSLIVTASHSPSRRPSHQQQLRSPSKQLDFDQENDMKKSPLRVRSASRRQASVRQVSGETGVRKVSRTKRS, from the coding sequence ATGAAAAAAGTGGAACCAATCGAGTTCCTCAAGGACCGGGTCTATCTCGGAGCATATGCGCACACCCCCAAGGACACCGAGACGACCGTCTACTTCACGGTCGACGATGCTCTTCCCTACAACCCGTTTCATCTGGATTTCGGGCCTCTGAATGCCGGTCATCTGTACCGATTTGCGGTTGCTCTTCACGAGATTCTGGCGGAGAACGAGGACAAGGCGGTCATGTTCTACTCGTATCCTGATCCCCGATACCGAGCCAATGCCGCCTGTCTTCTGTGTTGTTACATGGTGTTGATCCAGTCGTGGCCTCCTCATTTGGCATTGGCACCGATTGCACAGGCGGAGCCTCCGTTCATGCCGTTCCGCGACGCCGGCTACTCGACTGCTGACTTCATTCTCACCATCCAGGACGTGGTCTACGGGTGCTGGCGGGCCAAGGAAAAGGGCTTTTTGGACCTGCGCCACTTCAATCTcgacgagtacgagcagTATGAAAAAGTGGACCAGGGCGACTTCAACGAGCTGCCTCCTCATTACATTGCGTTTGCGTCACCGCAGCAGGAGGACTTTCTCACCCCGCTGGACCACGCCTTCAACAACGTGCTCGACTACTTTGAGACCCACAACGTGCAGCTGGTGGTGCGTCTCAACTCGATTCTGTACGACGCTCGTCAGTTCGAGCAACGCGGAATCAAGCACGTGGACATGATCTTCGACGATGGCACCGTGCCCACCATGGACATGGTCAAAAAGTTTGTTGGCGCGGCTGAATGCATCATCGAACAGGGCGGCAAGATCGCCGTTCATTGCAAGGCCGGCCTGGGCCGCACGGGGTGTCTGATTGGCGCCCATCTCATCTACTCCTACGGCTTCACCGCCGCCGAATGTATTGCCTACATGCGGTTTCTGCGGCCAGGAATGGTGGTGGGCCCCCAACAACACTGGCTCTACCTCCACCAGAACGAGTTCAGAGACTGGAAACGAACCATGGTCGTCAGCGATACCCCCAGCTACAAGCTGGCCAACCTGCGACCCCTGGTGCCCATTGCCGACCAACAGTGCAAATTGAGACAACAATTGAGCGCTCTCCAGGACCAGATCCGGCGCAAGGAGGAACAATTGGGCTCTCTGGGAGCCTCCGCAGTAACCCATGACTCCATTCTGCCGTCAACCCCCCCGCCAAAAACACCCGAACGATCAATTCTCGGAGACATGGACCATTGCAACTCGATTCTGCCGGCCCCTACTCCCGGACAGCCCCGCAAAAACTCCCCCAGTCCGGCCCATCGATCTGGAAGTGTAGGCATTTCCGCCATCCGTCCCAAACGGTACATTTCCACTTCCCATGACACCGTCTACAACTCGGACGAGGAACGAGAAGGCTCGATCGCCTCGGCGCGACGAgtggtcagcagcagacaaATGCCGTCGCGTCAGCCGTCGCGGtccgtgtctgtgtcagTCTGCGAGGACGTAGAGGGCTCGCTGATTGTCACGGCCTCTCATTCGCCCTCCCGACGACCCtcgcaccagcagcagctgcggTCGCCCTCCAAACAGCTGGACTTCGACCAGGAGAACGACATGAAAAAGTCACCATTGAGGGTTCGGAGCGCATCCCGGCGCCAGGCATCGGTGCGACAAGTCAGTGGCGAGACCGGCGTGAGAAAGGTCTCCAGAACCAAGAGGTCGTAG